The Chitinophagales bacterium genome has a window encoding:
- the ruvA gene encoding Holliday junction branch migration protein RuvA: MFAYIEGDLTYKSPSLVYLSVNGLGYEVNITLQTFSKIQHLDKCRLYTHLQVREDAWVMYGFADEQERETFRHLLSISGVGAATARLILSSLKPEELGRIISTEDVNSLQKVKGIGAKTAQRIILELKGKLQSLPQDATFTGIQHNTIENDALFALVNLGINKAAAQAAIGKIENAGSLTVEDIIKKALRLL, encoded by the coding sequence ATGTTTGCATATATAGAAGGGGATTTAACATATAAATCCCCGTCTTTAGTATACTTATCGGTAAACGGGCTGGGCTACGAGGTCAATATCACCTTGCAGACCTTCAGTAAGATACAGCACCTGGACAAATGCCGGCTGTATACCCACCTGCAGGTACGCGAAGATGCCTGGGTGATGTACGGTTTTGCCGATGAGCAAGAGCGTGAAACATTCCGCCACCTATTGAGTATCAGCGGAGTAGGGGCAGCTACAGCCAGGCTGATATTGTCCTCACTGAAACCCGAAGAATTGGGCCGCATCATCAGTACCGAAGATGTGAACAGCCTTCAGAAAGTGAAGGGCATAGGCGCCAAAACGGCGCAACGTATCATCCTGGAGCTGAAAGGTAAGCTGCAGTCACTGCCCCAGGATGCAACATTTACGGGCATTCAGCACAATACAATCGAGAATGATGCGTTATTTGCATTAGTGAACTTAGGCATTAACAAGGCCGCAGCACAGGCAGCCATCGGCAAAATAGAAAATGCAGGTTCGCTGACTGTTGAAGACATAATTAAAAAGGCATTGCGGTTACTATAA
- a CDS encoding NADH-quinone oxidoreductase subunit N, producing MKAIIAATILGIILMFSGLFIKEKKTIVSIATALFLALLGVTIWEVQSASATAPEMLFNNMLRFDSYALWFNMLMAGCTLLYIMLMGRDIMRVGNHVAEYFSLISFILCGIFLLSTYNNLLMLFIGIEIMSIPQYILAGSDKRNLKSNEASLKYFLMGAFTTGILLMGITLLYGATGSFYITNFTFLQTSALNPMALAGIMFILIAFAFKVSAAPMHMWTPDVYDGSPTAFTAFMSTIVKAGAFVGFLRLFHVAFGSLNEHWMMIVALITAATLFIGNITAVFQQSVKRMLAYSSIAQAGFMLFAIIAVNSVAWQGMIIYATAYSVATIGMFSVLIKMKDYTYDGFNGLAKKQPLLAFFTTIFMLSLAGIPLTGGFMAKYFVLTAAMQHGNLLWLVIFALLMAAVSVYYYFRVIIAMYFKTGDAEMTVEMGPSDKVLLAITCILVILLGVAPQLFLGSI from the coding sequence ATGAAGGCAATTATTGCTGCTACGATATTGGGTATAATATTGATGTTCTCCGGTCTTTTCATCAAAGAAAAGAAGACCATTGTATCAATTGCTACAGCTTTGTTCCTGGCGCTGCTTGGCGTAACTATCTGGGAAGTACAGTCGGCATCTGCCACGGCTCCCGAAATGCTGTTCAACAACATGCTACGTTTCGATAGCTACGCGCTTTGGTTCAATATGCTCATGGCGGGATGTACATTACTATACATAATGCTTATGGGCAGGGATATTATGCGCGTGGGCAACCACGTAGCGGAATATTTCTCGCTCATCAGCTTTATCCTTTGTGGTATTTTCCTGCTCAGTACCTACAACAACCTACTCATGCTGTTCATCGGTATCGAGATCATGTCTATACCTCAGTACATACTGGCGGGTAGCGATAAGCGTAACCTGAAGAGCAACGAGGCATCGCTGAAATACTTCCTGATGGGTGCCTTTACTACCGGTATCCTGCTTATGGGTATCACCCTGTTGTATGGTGCTACAGGTTCTTTCTACATTACTAATTTCACCTTCCTGCAAACATCGGCGCTCAACCCGATGGCACTGGCGGGTATCATGTTCATACTTATAGCATTCGCTTTCAAAGTGTCGGCGGCGCCTATGCATATGTGGACACCCGACGTGTACGACGGTTCGCCTACTGCATTCACGGCTTTCATGTCTACTATCGTTAAGGCGGGTGCATTTGTCGGTTTCCTGCGTTTGTTCCACGTTGCCTTCGGCAGCCTCAACGAGCACTGGATGATGATAGTAGCGCTGATAACTGCGGCTACCCTGTTCATCGGTAACATTACTGCGGTATTCCAGCAGAGTGTGAAACGTATGTTGGCCTATTCTTCCATCGCGCAGGCGGGCTTTATGTTGTTCGCTATCATTGCCGTCAACTCAGTAGCATGGCAGGGTATGATCATTTATGCGACAGCTTACAGCGTAGCTACTATCGGTATGTTCTCCGTACTGATAAAAATGAAAGATTATACGTACGACGGCTTCAACGGGCTGGCTAAAAAGCAACCGTTGCTGGCATTCTTTACTACTATATTTATGCTGTCGCTGGCGGGTATACCGCTTACCGGTGGTTTCATGGCCAAATACTTTGTGCTGACGGCTGCTATGCAACACGGCAACCTGCTGTGGCTGGTGATATTCGCACTACTGATGGCGGCTGTGAGTGTGTACTACTATTTCCGCGTTATCATAGCCATGTACTTCAAAACAGGCGATGCTGAGATGACCGTAGAAATGGGCCCTTCAGACAAAGTCCTGTTGGCCATTACCTGCATACTGGTGATACTCCTCGGCGTTGCTCCGCAACTGTTTTTGGGTAGCATATAG
- a CDS encoding NADH-quinone oxidoreductase subunit M, translated as MILILLILIPLIAGIFSMLVKAQAKGIALLSSVATLGISALLCTDIYNGAQIAWSMLWIPTLGTNISLLADGMAIMLCLLTGIVMTVVFITNSNKEVENRGAYYGLMLLSQAGITGVFLASDALLFYFFWELALIPVYFLCSQWGGERRIAVTFKFFIYTFIGSLMLLAGIIYLAMQGSGSNAFAWDNIVRAGASLPADQQQWLFWLIFIAFAIKMPIFPFHTWQPDTYEQSPTPVTIILSALMVKMGLFAVVRWLLPVVPDGMMYWSDTVITLSVIGIVYASLLAIVQTDLKRLVAYSSIAHMGLMSAAAFANTSVGTHGLMVQMFNHGINIAGMWVIVSMVEQRWGTRDMKQLGGMASTAPLMVVALVIISLANIALPLTNGFIGEFMLFNGLFASQSQYHIVFMVVAGLGIILGAVYTLNMIQRTGYGEAVAMKPGTGDLTVNEYIGLAILIGLIIILGVYPKPLLELTAGMAGLMP; from the coding sequence ATGATATTGATATTACTCATACTGATCCCTTTGATAGCAGGCATTTTCAGCATGCTGGTGAAAGCGCAGGCCAAGGGTATCGCGTTGTTAAGTTCTGTTGCTACACTTGGTATATCTGCGTTGTTGTGTACAGATATATATAATGGTGCGCAAATAGCCTGGAGTATGCTGTGGATACCAACCCTTGGTACTAACATCAGCCTGTTGGCCGATGGTATGGCTATTATGCTTTGCCTGCTTACAGGTATTGTGATGACGGTTGTATTCATTACCAACAGCAATAAAGAGGTAGAGAACCGTGGCGCGTATTACGGGCTGATGCTGTTATCACAGGCGGGCATTACGGGTGTATTCCTCGCTTCTGATGCTCTGCTGTTCTACTTCTTCTGGGAGCTGGCACTGATACCTGTTTACTTCCTTTGCTCGCAGTGGGGTGGCGAAAGGCGTATTGCGGTTACTTTCAAATTCTTTATCTATACATTCATTGGTAGCCTTATGCTGCTGGCGGGTATCATCTACCTGGCTATGCAGGGTTCAGGTTCCAATGCATTTGCATGGGATAACATCGTACGCGCGGGAGCTTCGCTGCCTGCCGACCAGCAGCAGTGGTTGTTCTGGCTCATCTTCATAGCCTTCGCTATCAAGATGCCGATATTCCCTTTCCATACATGGCAGCCCGATACTTACGAGCAATCGCCTACCCCGGTTACGATCATACTGAGCGCCCTGATGGTGAAGATGGGTTTGTTCGCGGTGGTGCGCTGGTTGCTGCCCGTAGTGCCCGATGGCATGATGTACTGGTCTGATACGGTAATTACACTTTCTGTTATCGGTATCGTTTACGCGTCGCTGCTGGCTATTGTACAGACCGACCTGAAACGCCTGGTGGCCTATTCATCTATCGCCCACATGGGCCTGATGAGTGCGGCTGCCTTTGCCAATACAAGTGTAGGTACACATGGCCTGATGGTGCAGATGTTCAACCACGGTATCAACATAGCAGGTATGTGGGTGATAGTAAGTATGGTAGAGCAACGTTGGGGCACACGCGATATGAAACAACTGGGTGGTATGGCCAGTACGGCACCTTTGATGGTGGTAGCTCTGGTTATCATATCACTGGCTAACATAGCACTGCCGCTTACCAATGGTTTCATAGGCGAGTTCATGTTGTTCAACGGTTTGTTTGCAAGCCAGTCGCAATACCACATCGTATTTATGGTGGTGGCAGGTCTGGGTATCATACTTGGCGCGGTGTACACGCTGAACATGATACAGCGTACAGGTTATGGCGAGGCTGTGGCTATGAAGCCCGGCACCGGCGATCTTACAGTAAATGAATATATTGGCCTGGCTATTTTGATAGGCCTGATCATAATATTGGGTGTTTATCCTAAACCATTGCTGGAGCTAACAGCCGGCATGGCGGGTTTGATGCCTTAA
- the nuoL gene encoding NADH-quinone oxidoreductase subunit L, translating into MTNLVYLVPLFPLIGFLINGIGWRKIPKSAGGIIGSVAVLASFAVSLGIFFEVKSSGTSTVVNLFDFIRSGSLNVPFAFQVDALSSLFLLIITGVGFLIHVYSTSYMHDDEGMVKYFAYLNLFVFSMLLLVLGANYLIMFIGWEGVGLCSYLLIGFWYKNRDFTNAAKKAFVMNRIGDLGFLVGMLLVLYNFGTLSYGEFFGQINSGSAVVTDSMYNWIAVCFFIGAMGKSAQIPLFTWLPDAMAGPTPVSALIHAATMVTAGIYMIARSSVLYNMAPGAQHLVAVIGLATAIIAASIAIKQYDIKKVLAYSTVSQLGFMFLALGVGAYTTAVFHVMTHAFFKALLFLGSGSVIHAMGGEQDIRKMGGLNKHMRVTGITFLIGCLAIAGIPGFSGFFSKDEILASVYTHSPVMYYLALGAALMTAFYMFRLYFLTFTGTFRGTHEQEHHLHESPAAITIPLVVLAILAIVGGYVGLPPVISEHHTLNAYLAPVVSNFDVHHLEHATEWMLMSLSTGLVIMMIAVAYSFTKKPNFAANTGIAKMLEDKWYFDELYDAIIVRPIAALAGLLNNVVEKLGIDGAVNGVGKLVNWGSGKIRLAQSGQVGFYIFAMVLGITALFAISFFWIQ; encoded by the coding sequence TTGACTAATTTAGTTTACTTAGTTCCATTATTTCCACTGATAGGTTTTCTTATCAACGGTATCGGCTGGAGAAAAATACCAAAGTCTGCAGGTGGTATCATTGGTAGCGTGGCGGTATTGGCTTCTTTTGCAGTTTCACTGGGTATTTTCTTTGAGGTTAAGTCTTCCGGCACAAGTACGGTTGTCAACCTGTTCGATTTTATCCGGTCCGGTAGCTTGAATGTGCCTTTCGCCTTCCAGGTAGATGCACTGTCGTCCCTGTTCTTACTCATCATTACCGGTGTTGGTTTCCTGATACATGTATACTCTACATCTTATATGCACGATGATGAAGGTATGGTGAAGTATTTCGCTTACCTCAACCTGTTCGTGTTCTCTATGTTGCTGCTGGTGCTGGGTGCCAACTATCTTATCATGTTCATCGGTTGGGAAGGTGTGGGACTTTGCTCTTACCTGCTCATCGGTTTCTGGTATAAGAATCGTGATTTCACCAATGCCGCTAAAAAGGCATTCGTGATGAACCGTATCGGTGACCTCGGCTTCCTGGTAGGTATGCTACTGGTGCTGTACAACTTTGGAACACTTTCTTACGGCGAGTTTTTCGGACAAATAAATAGTGGTTCTGCTGTAGTAACAGACAGCATGTACAACTGGATAGCTGTTTGCTTCTTCATAGGTGCTATGGGTAAGAGTGCGCAGATACCACTGTTCACATGGCTGCCCGATGCGATGGCGGGTCCTACTCCTGTATCGGCACTGATACACGCTGCTACCATGGTTACTGCGGGTATATATATGATAGCACGCAGCAGTGTGTTATACAATATGGCTCCCGGTGCGCAACATCTGGTGGCTGTTATAGGTCTTGCTACAGCAATTATTGCAGCATCTATTGCTATCAAACAATACGATATCAAAAAAGTACTGGCCTACTCTACTGTCAGCCAGCTGGGCTTTATGTTCCTGGCGCTGGGCGTAGGTGCTTATACAACTGCGGTGTTCCACGTTATGACACACGCCTTCTTCAAGGCCCTGTTGTTCCTTGGTTCGGGTAGTGTGATACACGCTATGGGCGGCGAGCAGGACATTCGCAAAATGGGTGGACTGAACAAACACATGCGCGTTACGGGTATCACCTTCCTGATAGGTTGTTTAGCTATCGCAGGTATCCCCGGGTTCTCCGGCTTCTTCTCGAAAGATGAAATACTGGCATCTGTTTATACGCACAGCCCTGTAATGTATTACCTGGCACTGGGTGCGGCATTGATGACAGCTTTCTATATGTTCCGCCTGTACTTCCTGACGTTCACGGGTACATTTCGTGGTACGCACGAGCAGGAACATCACCTGCACGAAAGCCCTGCGGCTATTACCATACCACTGGTAGTGCTGGCTATACTGGCTATCGTAGGTGGTTATGTTGGCCTACCCCCTGTTATCAGCGAGCATCATACGCTCAATGCTTACCTGGCACCTGTTGTCAGCAACTTTGACGTACATCACCTGGAGCACGCTACTGAGTGGATGCTGATGAGCTTGTCTACCGGACTGGTAATAATGATGATAGCAGTAGCCTACTCATTTACTAAAAAGCCAAACTTTGCGGCCAATACGGGTATTGCCAAAATGCTGGAGGACAAATGGTATTTCGACGAATTATATGATGCGATCATTGTTCGACCTATAGCTGCACTGGCAGGACTGCTCAATAACGTGGTTGAGAAACTGGGTATTGACGGCGCTGTAAATGGTGTTGGTAAACTGGTGAACTGGGGTAGCGGAAAAATAAGACTGGCGCAGAGCGGACAGGTAGGTTTTTACATTTTTGCGATGGTACTGGGGATAACAGCCCTGTTCGCTATCAGCTTTTTTTGGATACAATAA
- the nuoK gene encoding NADH-quinone oxidoreductase subunit NuoK → MPIQYYLFLSLALFSIGVMGTLMRRNAIIIFMCIELMLNAVNLLLVAFSKMYNDASAQIFVFFSMVVAAAEVAVGLAIIVMMYRKVHSVDINILNRLKH, encoded by the coding sequence ATGCCGATACAATATTATTTATTCTTAAGCCTGGCGTTATTCAGCATTGGTGTTATGGGTACGCTGATGCGTCGCAACGCCATTATCATTTTCATGTGCATTGAGCTGATGCTGAATGCGGTGAACTTGTTGCTGGTTGCATTCTCTAAAATGTACAACGATGCTTCTGCACAGATATTCGTGTTCTTTAGCATGGTAGTGGCAGCGGCTGAGGTTGCGGTAGGTTTGGCGATAATTGTGATGATGTACCGCAAAGTACATTCGGTAGACATTAATATTTTAAACAGATTAAAACACTAA
- a CDS encoding NADH-quinone oxidoreductase subunit J, which produces MSAYEAIFWLLTVMAISCALGVVLSRNPVSSVLFLIATFFAVSGHYILMNAQFLAIVNIIVYAGAIMVLFLFVIMLMNLNADTEPQKNRLVQLAGVISGGIMFLVVLAALKTSTNNMLEQTATDIGLIKNLGMTLFTKFVLPFEISSVLFLSAMIGAVVLGKKGEE; this is translated from the coding sequence ATGAGTGCATACGAGGCAATATTCTGGTTACTTACGGTTATGGCAATAAGCTGTGCGTTGGGTGTAGTGCTCAGCCGCAACCCCGTGAGCAGTGTTCTGTTCCTGATAGCAACCTTTTTTGCGGTGTCAGGACATTATATATTAATGAATGCGCAGTTCCTGGCTATAGTTAACATTATAGTATATGCGGGAGCTATCATGGTACTGTTCCTGTTCGTCATCATGTTGATGAACCTGAATGCGGATACCGAACCGCAGAAGAACCGGCTGGTGCAGCTGGCGGGTGTCATATCCGGGGGTATCATGTTCCTGGTAGTACTGGCAGCGCTGAAAACGTCTACCAACAACATGTTGGAGCAGACGGCTACCGACATCGGATTGATCAAAAACCTGGGTATGACACTCTTTACCAAGTTTGTCCTGCCTTTTGAAATAAGCAGTGTTCTTTTCTTGAGTGCAATGATTGGCGCGGTTGTGTTAGGTAAAAAAGGAGAAGAATAA
- a CDS encoding NADH-quinone oxidoreductase subunit I, with translation MEKLTNRSVQVDRSPMTFGEKIYLPAIFKGLTITIGHIFKKNVTFKYPEQKRAFSPVFRGLHILNRDEEGRERCTACGLCALACPAEAITMEAAERKPGEEHLYREEKYAAKYEINMLRCIFCGYCEEACPKDAVYLSETLMPTHYSRKTMVYKKEDLLIPNPKNHGNQ, from the coding sequence ATGGAAAAACTAACAAACAGGTCGGTACAGGTTGACCGCAGCCCGATGACGTTTGGCGAGAAGATATATCTTCCGGCCATCTTCAAAGGGTTGACTATAACCATCGGGCATATATTTAAGAAGAACGTTACGTTCAAATATCCTGAACAAAAACGTGCTTTTAGTCCTGTATTCCGTGGCCTGCATATTCTGAACCGTGACGAAGAAGGTCGTGAGCGTTGTACCGCCTGCGGACTTTGTGCGCTGGCATGCCCCGCTGAAGCTATTACAATGGAAGCGGCTGAACGCAAGCCGGGAGAAGAGCACCTGTATCGTGAAGAAAAATACGCCGCTAAATACGAGATCAATATGCTGCGTTGTATTTTCTGCGGCTATTGTGAGGAGGCTTGTCCTAAAGATGCGGTATACCTGAGTGAAACGCTGATGCCTACGCATTACAGCCGCAAAACAATGGTGTACAAAAAAGAAGATCTGTTAATTCCTAACCCCAAAAATCACGGCAACCAATAA
- the nuoH gene encoding NADH-quinone oxidoreductase subunit NuoH yields the protein MLLLDIDIAFIIEKLILATVILLGSLGVAMYATWGERKVAAVMQDRVGPNRAGPFGLLQPLADGGKLFFKEEIIPEGSTKFLFILGPGLAMLTACMTSAVIPWGPDFVTESGKVISLQVADINIGILFIFGVVSLGVYGVMLGGWASNNKFSLLSSIRAAAQAVSYELAFGIALVALLMMTGSLSMRDIVAQQHGFWADGYFTWNFFKQPLGFLIFLVCAFAELNRAPFDMAECESELNMGYHQEYSSMKLGFYLFAEYINLFISSAVIATLYFGGYNFPFMDAVSDAVGPLLFTLISVLVLLTKVICIILFFMFVRWTLPRFRYDQLMKLGWKSLIPLALVNMLITGIVILYALN from the coding sequence ATGCTGCTGTTAGATATTGACATAGCGTTTATTATAGAAAAACTCATATTGGCAACGGTTATCCTGTTGGGATCGCTGGGTGTTGCCATGTATGCCACATGGGGTGAGCGTAAGGTAGCCGCCGTTATGCAAGACCGCGTAGGTCCTAACCGTGCAGGTCCGTTTGGTTTGTTGCAGCCGCTGGCCGATGGTGGTAAGCTGTTCTTCAAAGAAGAGATCATACCGGAAGGCTCTACCAAGTTCTTATTTATTCTTGGTCCGGGCCTGGCGATGCTTACCGCCTGTATGACCAGTGCTGTTATACCCTGGGGGCCTGATTTTGTAACGGAAAGCGGAAAAGTAATTTCATTGCAGGTAGCAGATATCAATATCGGTATCCTGTTCATATTCGGAGTAGTGAGCCTGGGTGTATATGGTGTGATGCTGGGCGGATGGGCTTCTAACAACAAGTTCTCGCTGTTGAGTAGTATCCGTGCTGCGGCGCAGGCCGTTTCTTACGAGCTGGCTTTCGGTATCGCACTGGTTGCGCTGCTGATGATGACCGGTTCATTAAGCATGAGGGATATCGTGGCACAGCAACATGGTTTCTGGGCAGACGGTTATTTTACATGGAACTTCTTCAAGCAGCCTTTGGGCTTTTTGATATTCCTGGTTTGTGCTTTCGCTGAATTAAACCGCGCACCGTTTGACATGGCTGAGTGTGAGAGTGAGCTGAACATGGGTTACCACCAGGAGTATTCATCTATGAAGCTGGGCTTTTACCTGTTCGCTGAGTACATCAACCTGTTCATCAGCTCTGCGGTAATAGCTACCTTGTATTTCGGTGGCTACAACTTCCCGTTCATGGATGCGGTTTCTGATGCGGTGGGTCCGCTGTTGTTCACGCTCATCAGCGTACTGGTTCTTTTGACAAAAGTTATTTGTATCATATTGTTTTTCATGTTCGTCCGTTGGACCTTACCGCGTTTCAGGTATGACCAGCTGATGAAACTGGGTTGGAAGTCCCTGATACCATTGGCATTGGTAAATATGCTGATAACAGGGATCGTGATTTTGTATGCGCTTAATTAA
- a CDS encoding (2Fe-2S)-binding protein, translating to MKVTIDNITIEVDPGTTILEAARQIGGDVTPPAMCYYSKLEGSGGKCRTCLVEVSKGSEKDPRPMPKLVASCRTGVMDGMEVKNITSPRVVEARKGVVEMLLINHPLDCPVCDQAGECHLQDLSYEHGAEGTRYEFDRRTFEKEDIGDYISLHMTRCILCYRCVYTADQLTEKREHGVLERGDHAAISTMLGKNLDNEFIGNVIDVCPVGALTDKTFRFKNRVWFTKPVDAHRDCDNPKCCGKARLWMRGDEVFRVTARKDKWGEVEGWICNDCRFHKKEAKDWVIEGPTKVDRHSVISQGQYVGTEKPHVLIDKVIGKNPKLLLDIHDVSDVNRPEVDLSKIEGPAHSDDFEKKDNK from the coding sequence ATGAAAGTAACAATCGATAACATCACCATTGAGGTAGATCCAGGCACAACTATCCTGGAGGCTGCACGCCAGATAGGTGGTGATGTTACTCCGCCTGCTATGTGCTACTACAGCAAGCTGGAAGGTAGTGGTGGTAAGTGCCGTACCTGCCTGGTAGAGGTGAGCAAAGGTTCTGAAAAAGACCCGCGCCCTATGCCGAAGCTGGTGGCCAGTTGCCGTACAGGTGTGATGGATGGCATGGAGGTAAAGAACATTACTTCTCCTCGTGTGGTAGAAGCGCGTAAGGGTGTGGTTGAAATGTTACTCATCAATCACCCGCTGGATTGCCCCGTGTGCGATCAGGCAGGTGAGTGTCACCTGCAGGATCTGAGCTACGAGCATGGTGCAGAAGGTACACGCTATGAGTTCGACCGCCGTACGTTTGAGAAAGAAGATATAGGAGATTATATATCGCTGCACATGACACGTTGCATTCTGTGCTACCGTTGTGTATATACAGCAGACCAGCTGACAGAGAAGCGCGAACATGGTGTACTGGAGCGTGGCGATCATGCCGCTATCAGCACAATGCTGGGTAAGAACCTGGACAATGAGTTTATTGGTAACGTAATAGACGTGTGCCCCGTGGGTGCTTTGACCGATAAGACCTTCCGTTTCAAGAACAGGGTATGGTTTACCAAGCCTGTAGATGCACATCGCGATTGCGATAATCCTAAGTGTTGTGGTAAAGCCCGCCTGTGGATGCGCGGTGATGAAGTGTTCCGTGTAACGGCCCGCAAAGACAAATGGGGCGAGGTAGAAGGATGGATATGTAACGATTGCCGTTTCCATAAGAAAGAGGCGAAAGACTGGGTGATAGAAGGACCTACGAAGGTTGACCGCCACAGTGTTATTTCACAGGGACAATATGTAGGTACTGAAAAGCCACATGTATTGATAGATAAGGTAATAGGAAAGAATCCTAAGTTGTTGCTGGATATACATGATGTGAGTGATGTGAACAGGCCCGAAGTTGATCTGTCGAAGATAGAAGGCCCTGCACACTCCGATGATTTTGAAAAGAAAGACAATAAATAA
- a CDS encoding four helix bundle protein yields MANDIKYRCYDFSVSVIRYLKKREWDSFSLIAVKQVMRSAMSIGANIVEATNSSTRTEFKRYYEIALKSGNETKYWLCILRDGFEVKDDEIANLLKECDEITKILASSILKLKKPDK; encoded by the coding sequence TTGGCAAATGATATAAAATACCGTTGTTATGATTTTTCAGTAAGTGTGATACGGTATCTGAAGAAGAGGGAATGGGATAGTTTTAGTTTAATAGCAGTAAAGCAGGTAATGCGTTCTGCTATGTCGATAGGAGCAAATATTGTTGAAGCGACAAACAGCTCAACAAGAACAGAATTTAAAAGATATTATGAAATAGCATTAAAGTCAGGAAATGAAACTAAATATTGGCTTTGTATATTAAGAGATGGATTTGAGGTGAAAGATGATGAAATTGCAAACTTGTTGAAAGAATGTGATGAGATAACAAAGATTTTGGCATCATCAATTCTGAAATTAAAGAAGCCGGATAAATAG
- the nuoF gene encoding NADH-quinone oxidoreductase subunit NuoF: MKLLLEHAHVEGIRYYDTYRKHGGYRSVEKALKMTPDEIVEEVKKSGLRGRGGAGFPTGLKWSFLAKPEGVPRHLVCNADESEPGTFKDRYLMEFLPHLLVEGLIVSSFALGSHATYIYIRGEYAWIVDILEQAITEAKNNGWLGKNIQNSGFDCEIYVQRGAGAYICGEETALIESLEGKRGNPRIKPPFPAVKGVWGRPTVVNNVETLAAVVPIINMGGDEYAKIGVGRSTGTKLLSVCGNVNKPGVYEIDMTQSVEEFIFSDEYCGGIPKGKRLKACIPGGSSVPIVPTNLLLKTAKGETRYMNYESLSDGGFATGTMMGSGGFIVFDEDQCIVRHTMTLARFYNHESCGQCSPCREGTGWMYKILKNIEYGKGKMSDIDLLWDIQGKIEGNTICPLGDAAAWPVAAAIRHFRDEFEWHVLNPEESQKRNYGLAHYADPLPVVAE, encoded by the coding sequence ATGAAACTATTATTAGAACACGCGCATGTTGAAGGTATTCGTTACTACGATACCTATCGCAAACATGGCGGCTACCGCTCAGTAGAAAAGGCGCTGAAAATGACGCCAGACGAGATAGTGGAAGAAGTGAAGAAAAGCGGTCTGCGTGGCCGTGGTGGTGCCGGTTTCCCTACCGGTCTGAAGTGGAGCTTCCTGGCCAAGCCCGAAGGTGTGCCTCGTCACCTGGTATGTAATGCCGATGAGTCAGAGCCGGGTACTTTCAAAGACCGTTACCTGATGGAGTTCCTCCCTCACCTGCTGGTAGAGGGTTTGATAGTGAGCAGCTTTGCACTGGGCAGCCATGCTACCTATATATATATACGTGGCGAGTATGCATGGATCGTGGATATACTGGAGCAGGCCATTACTGAAGCTAAAAACAATGGCTGGCTGGGTAAGAACATCCAGAACAGCGGTTTCGATTGTGAGATATACGTACAGCGTGGAGCCGGTGCATATATATGTGGTGAAGAGACTGCGCTGATAGAAAGCCTGGAAGGTAAGCGTGGTAACCCACGTATCAAGCCTCCGTTCCCTGCCGTAAAAGGTGTTTGGGGCAGGCCGACCGTGGTAAACAATGTGGAGACACTGGCAGCCGTAGTGCCTATCATCAATATGGGTGGCGATGAATATGCCAAGATTGGCGTAGGCCGCTCTACAGGTACTAAACTGTTATCAGTTTGTGGTAACGTGAACAAGCCTGGTGTATATGAAATAGACATGACCCAATCGGTTGAAGAATTTATCTTCTCTGATGAGTATTGTGGAGGTATACCTAAAGGCAAACGCCTGAAGGCTTGTATCCCCGGAGGTTCGTCAGTACCTATCGTGCCAACCAACCTGCTGCTGAAAACTGCAAAAGGTGAAACACGTTACATGAACTACGAGAGCCTTTCTGACGGTGGTTTTGCAACCGGTACCATGATGGGTTCGGGTGGTTTCATCGTGTTTGATGAAGACCAGTGTATCGTTCGTCATACCATGACGCTGGCACGTTTTTACAACCACGAAAGCTGCGGACAGTGCAGCCCCTGCCGTGAAGGTACAGGCTGGATGTACAAAATTTTGAAGAACATCGAGTACGGTAAAGGAAAGATGAGTGATATAGACCTGCTTTGGGATATACAGGGTAAGATAGAAGGTAATACTATCTGTCCGCTGGGTGATGCTGCGGCATGGCCGGTAGCTGCGGCTATCCGCCACTTCCGCGATGAGTTTGAGTGGCACGTACTGAATCCCGAAGAGTCGCAGAAAAGAAACTATGGTTTAGCGCATTATGCAGACCCACTACCCGTAGTGGCGGAGTAA